The genomic segment CGCGCCCCTCAAAGGAGGTGAAATCTATTTTTGGCTATGGCATGGGTCGGGCCAGAGAGTTAGCGCCCCTTAACGTGTCTGAGAATGACGGTGAGAACTTAGCACTTCCCTGAAGCTCATCGAGGGGTGCCCGTCCCACCTTCTGCTTCTGTTTTCCTTTCCTTCCTTTGTTTTCTTCAGCCTACACAATGACAGTGGGGAATATGGAGAGTGTTGAGCTGTTTGATGCTGGACAGAGAGGTCGCGGCCTACGAGCCAGCAGAGACCTCAGCACTGGGGAGGTGGTCTTTGCAGAGGCCAGCTTTGCTGCTGTAGTTTTTGACAGGTACGAGGTTCCTATTGTGTCCTATTAGGCAGAATTAAGCAAGTATTTTAAATGCAGGTGTCTCCATCAGCCTTGTCTGGGatgggagttttttttccttctaattATCATGCCATCAGCAAAATGGCTGACGAGATGTCATTTGAACCTGcacatgactttattttggacTTGTAATGCTTGACCTTCAAATCTTTAATAGACACTAGAAAAAAATTACTgagcataaaacatgaaattaaAACCCTACAAGCATTTTCTAAATATCAAGATgtagtaaacatgtttttagttcaatatCATTTAGGGTGCAGTGAATGGAggatactttttttaatttgcatttGAATAACAATTCATAGTCATTCATTAGTTGCTTAGGGGAGgcaaattttcttttaaaattgagTGTTTTACATTGACCACATTATAACCGTCCCGATTAAATGTCAGTGAGTTAAATATTTCAGTTAACCAGTAAAACATGCAGTACGATCAAAATATTTGACATAAAAATGTTACCAGAATGTGTAAAGAAATGCACTGCCCATCCTaattaaatgcaattttttggtcaatttttttGATGCTGTTTACATGGTTTATTTTACTCTGCCTCAGCATGTCCATGCAGGTATGCCATAGCTGCTTCCGCCAGCAGGCCAAACTCCATCGCTGCGGCCAATGCCAGTTTGCCTTCTACTGCAATCGCACCTGCCAGACTGCCTGCTGGGATGAACACAAGAAGGAGTGTGCCGCCATCAGGAAAATTCAAAAGGTGCCCAATGAAAACGTCCGGTAAGAATGGCGGCTTGTCCACCTTTTAGATGAGTGAAAATGACTGAACTGATATGCAGATGGCAAAAGTTCAAATGATCATTGTGGATTGGAACACTTTTGTTCATCATGTGCTGTGACACGAGGTTTTTTGACGATCTCAACACAGATGGAATGTTGCATTGAAAGAGATATTTGTGTATGATCTTGAAATTGAAATCTGAAATCTGCCCTTTTCTTTCCTTTGGCCTCCAGTCTTGCCGCTCGGGTACTTTGGCGCCTTCACAAAGACTCGGGAATTGTGTCAGACAGTCAGTTGATCTCACTAGAACAACTGGAAGACCATGTGGGCGACCTATCGGAGAAAAGCTTTACACAGCTGGAGGCCGACGTTCAGAGCTTCCTGGAATTCTGGTCTCATGGCAGCAAACAGCACTCAGTCGACTACATCTCACATATCTTTGGCATTGTAAATCAAACAATCAAATGTACTCTGACCTTTCTTGTCATCGCACTCACTTGTCTTTTTGCCTGCAGATTAAGTGTAACGGCTTAACGATGAGTGACCAGAAAGGGCTGCAAGCGGTGGGCCTGGGGCTTTTTCCCAATCTGTGTCTGGTCAACCACGACTGCTTACCCAACTGTTCGGTTGCTCTCAACCATGGCAAGTATGTATTACACGCTGAAATGTAGAAATGTGCAGTATACACATTGAGCTTGGCTTTTTCTTTTGCAGCCAAAATGCCGTGAGCTCAGCGCTACACTCTCAGATGAGGTATGGAAAGAAATTCAAATCACCGAAGCAGCATTAAATGTCTAGTATTGGGGAAATAGTGAGCTATTTCATGAATATTGTGTTTGCACATAAAATGAAATCCGTCCAATTCATTGACTGCCTATGGAAGGACAATGGCAATAAATAcattctattgctgtcaatggcagtgaatgagagTTATTTATTTGAGCTTAATACTATTTTTGGTGGGAGAATAACAGAAATATAACGCTCAAGGAAATTGATCCCGACACAATGAGTTTTccaaaaccattaaaaaaagaatacatacaaataaattatgaaaaaaaaggcaaatgcaTTACAGTTATGCATTAATATGCCTTTTAATAAGATGCACCTCATGTCTGAAAATAAAACTGTTCATTCATGGGGgttttataataaaatatttcatacataaccacagtttttttttagcatagCATTATTTTAAGTGGAATGGACAA from the Stigmatopora argus isolate UIUO_Sarg chromosome 16, RoL_Sarg_1.0, whole genome shotgun sequence genome contains:
- the LOC144090981 gene encoding histone-lysine N-methyltransferase Smyd1-like; this translates as MTVGNMESVELFDAGQRGRGLRASRDLSTGEVVFAEASFAAVVFDSMSMQVCHSCFRQQAKLHRCGQCQFAFYCNRTCQTACWDEHKKECAAIRKIQKVPNENVRLAARVLWRLHKDSGIVSDSQLISLEQLEDHVGDLSEKSFTQLEADVQSFLEFWSHGSKQHSVDYISHIFGIIKCNGLTMSDQKGLQAVGLGLFPNLCLVNHDCLPNCSVALNHGNQNAVSSALHSQMRIELRALGKIPEGQELTVSYVDFLNLSGDRKKKLMERYHFECTCQDCSHNLKDDLMSAVAEDKPSAEKLNEVIAFSEDCLEKMEKYRAEREFQELTKLCRECLEKQENILADTHLCKLRVLRVASEVFSYQRLFSEAAGYAHRMVDGYKKLYPHINAQLGLAFMRAGVIHWQSGQIEVGHSMICKACSILMVTHGPNHSIARDLESLRVQSELELKKQKEMMST